One genomic segment of Bacillus oleivorans includes these proteins:
- a CDS encoding BglG family transcription antiterminator: MYISARERKILELLLNHYEEMTVKDLANELAVSPRTVHRDLKGVEEILQENSLELNKKSGIGIQIIGNQEDREKLRLFLFHLSHHEYTPEERQTFVLSALLDANEPVKLLALANELNVTIATISHDLNKIEEQVKPFGLTLLRKRGYGVEVIGKESAKRKAMSKLIMENIEESELLSILKETIQKKSAQTEDTITDRLLGLVDKKKLLIIEKQIETIKDDLPYSLADSAYIGLVVHLALAIERIQHGEEIHFDQDFLEGLKDTKEFEVAQKIVANLEGVFRIHISPGEIGYITMHLLGAKLRTDHDDLFEELSIQVGYSAQKLIHFVSEEIGFDLTRNISLLQGLVAHLRPALYRIKQNMGISNPLLPRIELEYNDMFSILEKAVKVIFPDLEVPKEEIGYLVMHFASALLNKEQDTEHNILVVCSSGIGTSKILSTKLKQEIPGLKTVNASLFDLEKTNVKEFDAIVTTVPLKDLKEDYLVVSPLLSAEEVNKIKRLLLTKQTFSNQRQKVRTEARPFDHGDFLEQLQKIKNYSAAIYEILSSFGVYHLEADSVEGALNQVCDSLYMQNAISHIPKVIEDLLRREHIGGLGIPGTSLALYHTKSEYVQVPCFTVCRLNHPISVRSMDGSQIEMNSLLLLLSPKEADEESLEILSSISSLIIRDERSIKMFQLSQEDELADFLGAELKAIYQEKVK, translated from the coding sequence ATGTATATCTCTGCAAGAGAGCGAAAGATATTGGAGCTTTTACTTAACCATTATGAAGAAATGACAGTTAAAGATCTTGCCAATGAGTTAGCTGTTAGCCCTCGTACCGTTCATCGTGATTTAAAAGGGGTAGAGGAAATTCTGCAAGAGAATAGTCTGGAGCTTAATAAGAAATCCGGAATCGGTATTCAGATAATAGGAAATCAAGAGGATCGAGAAAAATTACGGCTTTTTCTTTTTCATTTGTCTCATCATGAATATACACCAGAAGAAAGGCAAACCTTTGTCTTGTCAGCATTATTAGATGCAAACGAGCCCGTAAAGCTGCTGGCATTAGCGAATGAACTAAATGTGACAATTGCAACGATTAGTCATGACTTAAATAAAATTGAAGAGCAAGTTAAGCCATTTGGGTTAACATTACTAAGAAAACGCGGATATGGTGTAGAAGTAATAGGAAAAGAATCAGCTAAGCGAAAAGCTATGAGTAAGCTGATTATGGAGAATATAGAGGAATCTGAGCTGCTTTCTATTTTAAAAGAAACAATCCAAAAAAAGTCCGCCCAAACAGAGGATACAATTACAGATCGGCTGCTTGGACTCGTTGACAAAAAGAAGCTTTTGATTATCGAAAAACAAATTGAAACTATTAAAGATGATCTTCCTTATTCACTTGCAGACAGCGCCTATATCGGGCTAGTCGTTCATTTAGCTTTAGCGATCGAACGAATTCAGCACGGGGAAGAAATCCATTTTGACCAAGATTTCCTCGAAGGCCTGAAAGACACGAAGGAATTTGAAGTCGCCCAAAAAATTGTAGCAAATCTTGAGGGAGTCTTTCGGATTCATATCTCTCCTGGAGAAATAGGCTATATCACGATGCATTTATTGGGGGCAAAGCTGCGTACGGATCATGATGACCTATTTGAAGAATTGAGTATCCAAGTTGGATATTCTGCACAAAAACTAATTCACTTTGTTAGTGAAGAAATTGGTTTTGATTTAACGAGAAATATATCCTTATTACAAGGATTGGTCGCCCATTTAAGACCTGCTTTATATCGTATAAAACAGAACATGGGTATATCGAACCCGCTTCTTCCTAGAATTGAACTGGAATATAACGATATGTTTTCAATCCTAGAAAAGGCTGTAAAAGTGATTTTTCCAGATTTAGAAGTGCCTAAAGAGGAAATTGGCTATTTAGTGATGCACTTTGCTTCCGCTCTTTTAAATAAAGAGCAAGATACAGAACATAACATATTGGTTGTCTGCTCGAGCGGGATCGGGACTTCGAAAATCCTTTCAACTAAATTAAAGCAAGAAATACCAGGACTTAAGACAGTGAATGCATCTTTGTTTGATTTAGAAAAAACAAATGTGAAGGAATTTGATGCGATTGTCACAACTGTTCCTTTAAAAGATCTAAAAGAGGATTATTTGGTTGTAAGTCCGCTTTTGTCAGCAGAAGAGGTAAATAAAATAAAAAGGCTGTTACTCACAAAACAAACCTTCTCTAACCAGAGGCAAAAAGTTAGAACAGAAGCTCGCCCGTTTGATCACGGGGACTTTTTGGAACAATTACAAAAGATAAAAAACTATTCAGCGGCTATATACGAGATTTTAAGCAGCTTTGGTGTGTATCATTTAGAAGCTGATTCTGTTGAAGGGGCATTAAATCAAGTATGTGATTCCCTTTATATGCAAAACGCAATAAGTCATATTCCGAAGGTGATTGAAGATCTTTTAAGACGGGAACATATCGGCGGGCTCGGAATTCCGGGAACATCCCTAGCTTTATATCATACGAAAAGCGAGTATGTTCAAGTACCATGCTTTACCGTGTGCAGGCTCAATCATCCTATATCAGTAAGATCGATGGATGGTTCCCAAATCGAAATGAATTCACTTCTTCTTTTGCTATCCCCGAAAGAAGCGGATGAAGAATCATTAGAAATATTAAGTTCGATTAGCTCCCTTATTATTCGGGATGAACGATCGATCAAGATGTTTCAGTTAAGTCAAGAGGATGAACTGGCCGATTTTTTAGGTGCAGAACTGAAAGCTATTTATCAAGAAAAAGTAAAATAA
- a CDS encoding mannitol-1-phosphate 5-dehydrogenase gives MLAIHFGAGNIGRGFIGSLLSNAGYQVCFVDVNAEIVNLINEKQEYRVVLADEKSQETIVKNVKAINSIQNPEAVMDAIAAADIVTTAVGPNVLVIISDLIANGLRKRLEQTDKSLNLIACENMIGGSAFLKEKVYEKLSQAEKQQFDQYFAFPNAAVDRIVPNQSNEDKLMVSVEPFYEWVVDQSQMVGVIPDIEGITFVNDLKPYIERKLFTVNTGHAVAAYLGFQAGLKTIKDAMEDPEVSQTVHEALKETGSVLVKKYSFDDEHMKYIKKIIARFMNPYINDEIPRVARGPIRKLGANDRLVGPAVQYYEYLKGHPVHLVKGIAAALQYDFPQDEEAVKLQEKVKEKGYEGAMKEICGIAPDHPLFSLVLSQLAK, from the coding sequence ATGCTTGCAATCCATTTTGGAGCAGGGAACATCGGGAGAGGCTTTATTGGAAGTCTTTTATCAAATGCAGGCTATCAGGTGTGCTTTGTAGACGTAAATGCAGAGATTGTAAATTTAATAAATGAAAAACAAGAATACCGCGTAGTGCTAGCTGATGAAAAAAGTCAAGAAACAATCGTTAAAAATGTAAAAGCCATTAATAGCATACAAAATCCAGAGGCTGTGATGGACGCGATTGCTGCTGCTGACATTGTGACGACAGCAGTGGGTCCTAACGTACTGGTGATTATTTCCGATCTTATTGCAAATGGTTTAAGAAAAAGGCTGGAACAAACGGACAAGTCCCTTAATTTGATTGCCTGTGAGAACATGATTGGAGGAAGTGCTTTTCTTAAGGAGAAAGTGTACGAAAAACTATCCCAAGCTGAAAAGCAACAGTTCGATCAATATTTTGCTTTTCCCAATGCGGCAGTGGATCGGATCGTTCCTAATCAAAGTAATGAAGATAAATTAATGGTATCTGTTGAACCGTTTTATGAATGGGTTGTCGACCAGTCTCAGATGGTGGGAGTAATTCCGGATATTGAAGGCATAACCTTTGTTAATGACTTAAAACCTTATATTGAAAGAAAGCTGTTTACGGTTAACACAGGCCATGCTGTTGCAGCATATTTAGGATTTCAAGCAGGTTTAAAAACAATCAAGGACGCGATGGAAGATCCTGAGGTTTCACAAACCGTTCATGAGGCACTAAAGGAAACAGGTTCTGTTTTAGTGAAGAAATATAGCTTTGATGATGAGCATATGAAATATATAAAAAAAATTATAGCCAGGTTTATGAATCCTTATATCAATGACGAAATACCGAGAGTAGCAAGAGGTCCTATTCGTAAGCTTGGAGCGAATGACCGTTTGGTGGGGCCAGCTGTTCAATATTATGAATACTTAAAAGGACATCCTGTTCACTTAGTGAAAGGGATAGCGGCAGCTCTTCAATACGATTTTCCACAAGATGAGGAAGCTGTTAAATTACAGGAAAAAGTGAAAGAGAAGGGATATGAAGGAGCAATGAAGGAAATTTGCGGAATTGCACCGGATCACCCTTTATTCTCACTAGTTTTATCGCAGTTAGCCAAATAG
- a CDS encoding PTS mannitol transporter subunit IICB: MSKVAETQKSDFRVKIQRFGSYLSGMIMPNIGAFIAWGLITALFIPTGWFPNEELGQLVGPMISFLLPLLIGYTGGKMIYEGRGGVVGATATMGVIVGSDIPMFLGAMIMGPLGGWLIKKVDQVIQPKVKQGFEMLVNNFSAGILAAILTVIAYWAIGPVVEGLNTVLAAGVEVIVNAGLLPLANIFIEPAKVLFLNNAINHGILSPLGAEQAADTGKSILFLLETNPGPGLGILLAFMFFGKGTARQTSPGAAIIHFFGGIHEIYFPYILMKPLLILAAIAGGISGVFTFTLFNVGLVAPPSPGSIFALMAMTPKGGGHLGVLLGVLVATAVSFAIASLILKTSKQDEEEDITKAAAKMEEMKGKKSSVAETFEAPKANEIHSFDAKNVNKIIFACDAGMGSSAMGASILRNKAQKAGLNIDITNTAISNIPDDADIVITHKDLTPRAKEKLPTAHHISVDNFLNSPKYDELIEDLK; encoded by the coding sequence ATGTCAAAAGTAGCAGAGACACAAAAGTCTGATTTTCGTGTGAAGATTCAGCGCTTTGGCAGTTATTTAAGCGGCATGATTATGCCGAATATCGGTGCTTTTATTGCTTGGGGTCTTATAACAGCATTATTTATTCCTACTGGCTGGTTTCCAAATGAAGAATTAGGTCAGCTCGTTGGACCGATGATTAGCTTTTTACTTCCATTATTAATTGGATATACAGGCGGTAAGATGATTTATGAAGGCCGCGGTGGAGTTGTTGGGGCAACAGCAACAATGGGGGTTATCGTCGGTTCTGATATTCCGATGTTCCTCGGGGCTATGATTATGGGACCGCTTGGCGGCTGGTTAATTAAAAAAGTAGACCAAGTCATTCAGCCTAAGGTTAAACAAGGCTTTGAGATGTTAGTTAATAACTTCTCTGCAGGGATCCTTGCTGCTATTTTAACGGTCATTGCCTATTGGGCGATTGGCCCAGTAGTAGAAGGTTTAAACACGGTTTTAGCTGCCGGGGTTGAAGTGATTGTAAATGCTGGTTTACTTCCGCTCGCTAATATTTTCATAGAACCAGCGAAAGTTCTATTCTTAAACAATGCGATTAACCATGGAATTTTAAGTCCGCTTGGTGCGGAGCAAGCAGCAGATACAGGAAAATCCATTCTATTTTTACTTGAAACAAACCCAGGACCAGGTCTTGGCATCCTGCTTGCTTTCATGTTTTTTGGAAAAGGTACAGCAAGACAAACATCACCGGGAGCGGCGATTATCCACTTCTTCGGTGGTATTCATGAGATTTATTTCCCTTATATCTTAATGAAGCCACTATTAATTTTGGCAGCGATCGCAGGTGGAATCAGTGGTGTATTTACCTTTACATTATTCAATGTAGGGTTGGTGGCGCCTCCATCACCAGGAAGTATCTTTGCCCTTATGGCGATGACGCCAAAAGGCGGCGGCCACTTAGGCGTGCTGCTTGGAGTTCTGGTTGCTACAGCTGTTTCCTTTGCGATTGCTTCTCTGATTTTAAAAACAAGTAAGCAGGACGAGGAAGAGGATATTACGAAGGCTGCTGCTAAAATGGAAGAGATGAAGGGTAAAAAGAGTTCTGTAGCAGAAACCTTTGAAGCACCAAAAGCAAATGAAATCCATTCATTTGATGCTAAAAATGTAAATAAAATTATCTTTGCTTGTGATGCAGGAATGGGTTCAAGTGCGATGGGAGCTTCTATTTTAAGAAATAAAGCCCAAAAAGCAGGATTAAACATTGATATTACCAATACAGCGATTAGCAATATCCCTGATGATGCTGATATTGTCATAACACATAAAGACTTAACGCCGCGGGCGAAAGAAAAATTACCAACCGCTCATCATATTTCTGTGGATAACTTCTTAAATAGTCCGAAGTATGATGAACTGATAGAAGATCTAAAATAA
- a CDS encoding PTS sugar transporter subunit IIA, which yields MTNAIFTKENIILNASFSTKEEAIRSTGQILVNKGYTEPEYIEKMLEREELTSTYMGNFVAIPHGTEDAKKSVKSSGLSLVQVPDGVDFGGGNIVKVLIGIAGKDGEHLEILSKIAIVCSEEENIQKIVEAKTSEEILSLFNEVN from the coding sequence ATGACAAACGCAATCTTTACTAAAGAAAATATCATCCTTAATGCAAGTTTTTCTACTAAAGAAGAGGCGATTAGAAGTACTGGGCAAATCTTAGTAAATAAAGGGTACACAGAACCAGAATATATTGAAAAAATGTTGGAACGGGAAGAATTAACATCGACCTATATGGGAAATTTTGTGGCGATTCCTCACGGTACAGAGGATGCAAAGAAATCGGTAAAGTCTTCAGGGCTATCCCTGGTTCAGGTTCCAGACGGAGTCGATTTTGGCGGCGGAAACATTGTGAAAGTCTTAATCGGAATTGCGGGTAAAGACGGAGAGCACTTAGAGATTTTATCAAAAATCGCGATTGTTTGCTCGGAGGAAGAAAATATTCAAAAAATAGTTGAAGCAAAGACGTCTGAAGAGATTTTAAGCTTATTTAATGAGGTGAATTAA